In Papaver somniferum cultivar HN1 chromosome 1, ASM357369v1, whole genome shotgun sequence, a genomic segment contains:
- the LOC113272880 gene encoding uncharacterized protein LOC113272880, producing MADNVTAEDIKNFYSDARVLYRRLAVDNARELVVCMEAIALWIFLEGMGFPNLVKKLLRTHDKVVNMIMDEASLCFGWLESITPPLPSANVSDMPLTQELMGGKPINSALVYRNRMDVLSKVNATVSESFAIAFDDIIREVSGMSFAELNVQPLLPDQHDARSFPYHYPQQAPCVVGKPLYGLKSTDGVDIAVYPVFTPSSLMFYGGSASSAPMNIPNHTPLAKEEYIPEIKRGIFFTFYRENPVQQRELENYLERSFGDRCIEKVTMQQVPENEKPLWASVVFCSEIPVLAIMQGRETAPMSINGKKVWAGKEWM from the exons ATGGCTGATAATGTCACCGCGGAGGATATAAAAAACTTCTATTCAGATGCAAGAGTGCTATATAGAAGGCTAGCTGTGGACAATGCTCGGGAACTTGTTGTATGCATGGAGGCTATAGCATTATGGATTTTTCTCGAAGGAATGGGGTTCCCGAATCTAGTCAAGAAGCTTCTGAGGACCCATGATAAGGTTGTTAACATGATCATGGATGAAGCTTCTCTCTGCTTTGGATGGCTTGAATCAATTACACCGCCTTTACCGTCAGCTAATGTGTCCGATATGCCATTAACCCAGGAATTAATGGGGGGAAAACCCATAAACTCTGCATTGGTATACAGGAACAGGATGGATGTCTTGAGCAAAGTGAATGCGACCGTGTCCGAATCATTTGCTATCGCATTTGATGACATCATCCGAGAGGTGTCTGGGATGAGCTTTGCGGAATTGAACGTTCAGCCTCTACTGCCGGATCAGCATGATGCCCGTTCGTTTCCATATCACTACCCACAACAAGCACCATGTGTTGTTGGAAAGCCGTTATATGGTTTGAAGAGTACCGATGGTGTCGACATCGCAGTGTATCCGGTCTTCACACCTTCATCGTTGATGTTTTATGGTGGTTCTGCATCTTCCGCACCAATGAATATTCCAAACCACACACCGCTCGCTAAGGAAGAATATATTCCAGAAATCAAACGCGGTATATTCTTTACGTTTTACCGGGAAAATCCGGTTCAACAAAGGGAACTGGAAAATTATCTAGAGAG ATCGTTTGGAGACCGGTGTATCGAGAAAGTCACAATGCAGCAAGTTCCCGAAAATGAGAAGCCACTGTGGGCATCGGTTGTTTTCTGCTCTGAGATCCCAGTCCTCGCAATCATGCAAGGGAGAGAAACTGCTCCCATGAGCATAAATGGGAAGAAAGTTTGGGCTGGCAAAGAATGGATGTGA
- the LOC113338722 gene encoding uncharacterized protein LOC113338722, protein MALQQLRSRFRVLQNPSLIKLFSTTNSSSSSDSDDLNLQNPNLTQSFSISTTLSSSSECDDPILDTQEEEEVVNQKYHGECRKRGKWGAQITDPQKRKAKIWLGTFDTPGDASRAYHQAALRFGVASGEKNKPLSDTERKHFIDLCVREVNEEGRLITRLKPQSCTRVGEEMEKKFGLKLTQTQLLYRWRNLRNQYVTWSKLMNAAGDGYDAKTHTFGWSKDKWADFVKMVPESSRFQKKPLQHADELRTLFECTVKNDSQYIDGLHWSTSVKKYYIDLCVKEINEKGRLLTRLKPQSWIKVSQQLEKKFGSKFNQNQLSSQWVHLRRQYIAWSKLMNAAGSGYDAKTHTFNWSEDKWAEFSKMIPESSNFRKKPLQFASELRTLFGSTVETENEENKPQLDDMPRSTSNSDQFRDAGVHRRKTLTTSDDANDQKLRASVEECVKSLNELRASHDLPRHLYTAALKSFCQGREYRIVWMAVTDPEDRVSFLQSLL, encoded by the exons ATGGCTCTGCAACAACTAAGATCAAGATTTCGAGTacttcaaaaccctagtttaatCAAATTGTTCTCTACCActaattcatcttcatcatctgattCTGATGATCTTAaccttcaaaaccctaatttaacccAATCATTTTCTATTTCTACtactttatcatcatcatctgaatgtGATGATCCAATCCTTGatacacaagaagaagaagaagtggtaaATCAAAAATACCATGGAGAGTGTAGAAAAAGGGGGAAATGGGGAGCTCAAATCACAGATCCACAAAAGAGAAAAGCAAAAATCTGGTTAGGTACATTTGATACACCTGGAGATGCTTCTAGAGCTTATCATCAAGCTGCTCTTAGATTTGGAG TGGCTTCTGGAGAGAAAAACAAGCCACTTTCAGATACCGAGCGAAAACATTTCATAGATTTATGTGTAAGGGAAGTTAATGAAGAGGGTAGATTGATTACACGTTTAAAGCCTCAATCATGTACCAGAGTGggtgaagagatggagaagaaatttGGTTTGAAATTAACTCAAACTCAGCTGCTTTATCGGTGGAGAAATCTAAGAAATCAGTATGTCACTTGGTCAAAGCTAATGAATGCTGCAGGTGATGGATATGACGCAAAGACTCATACCTTTGGTTGGTCGAAAGATAAATGGGCTGATTTTGTTAAG ATGGTACCTGAATCAAGTAGGTTCCAGAAAAAGCCTTTGCAACATGCAGACGAACTTAGAACTTTGTTTGAGTGTACGGTAAAGAACGATTCTCAATATATAGATGGGCTACATTGGAGTACTTCTGTAAAGAAATATTATATTGATCTATGCGTAAAGGAAATTAATGAAAAGGGTAGATTGCTTACACGGTTAAAGCCTCAATCATGGATTAAGGTATCTCAACAACTAGAGAAGAAATTTGGTTCGAAATTCAACCAGAATCAGTTGTCAAGCCAGTGGGTACATCTGAGACGTCAGTATATTGCTTGGTCAAAGCTAATGAATGCGGCTGGAAGTGGATACGACGCCAAGACTCATACCTTCAATTGGTCAGAAGATAAATGGGCTGAGTTCAGTAAG ATGATACCTGAATCAAGTAATTTCAGAAAAAAGCCTTTGCAATTCGCAAGTGAACTCAGAACTCTATTTGGAAGTACAGTTGAGACTGAGAATGAAGAGAATAAGCCTCAGTTAGATGACATGCCACGCTCTACCTCAAATTCCGACCAATTTCGTGATGCTGGAGTACATAGAAGAAAGACGTTAACAACTTCTGATGATGCGAATGATCAAAAGCTAAGAGCAAGTGTGGAAGAATGTGTGAAGTCTTTGAATGAGTTAAGAGCAAGTCATGATCTCCCTCGACATCTTTATACTGCTGCACTTAAATCATTTTGCCAAGGAAGAGAATATAGGATTGTTTGGATGGCCGTTACTGACCCAGAAGATCGAGTTTCATTTCTTCAAAGTTTACTGTGA
- the LOC113272887 gene encoding uncharacterized protein LOC113272887 produces the protein MESSSQPSIAVPIFSGENYDFWCIKLKTYFVSQDLWKIIETGVDGDTTTNLTEEQRTQLKEKKQKDAKALYTLQSAVDDTIFPRIMGATTAKEAWAKLKEEFQGNEKVRTIKLQTLRRDLENIKMKDSETARNFYCRVKDIVNQMNIYGEVIADKKLVEKILISLSEKYDPIITAIEESKNINTLSVTELMGSLEAYEQRLSRRNEAPVESAFQSKLNFGKSQKSKEDGGKSKGNYKGDKPNNNWVKRETGKKNFPPCKICEIPNHRTEDCWHKGKPKCDNYKRFGRIAKYFRQRKTSMPTIMKKRRRRKQNCFMPAKHHQKKKK, from the coding sequence ATGGAAAGCAGTAGTCAACCATCCATTGCAGTACCTATATTTTCCGGTGAAAATTATGATTTCTGGTGCATAAAATTGAAGACATATTTTGTGTCTCAAGATCTTTGGAAAATAATTGAAACTGGTGTTGATGGAGATACTACAACAAATTTGACTGAGGAACAACGAACTCAGTTGAAGgagaaaaaacaaaaagatgCTAAAGCTCTATATACTCTTCAGTCAGCGGTTGATGACACAATCTTTCCGCGGATTATGGGAGCTACAACGGCCAAAGAAGCATGGGCTAAGCTGAAGGAGGAGTTTCAAGGAAACGAAAAGGTACGGACCATTAAATTGCAAACACTTAGAAGAGATTTGGAAAATATCAAAATGAAGGATTCTGAGACAGCAAGGAATTTTTATTGTAGAGTGAAAGACatagttaatcaaatgaatatttaTGGTGAAGTTATTGCTGATAAAAAGTTGGTTGAGAAAATTCTTATAAGTCTCTCTGAAAAATATGATCCTATAATAACTGCAATTGAGGAGTCGAAAAACATTAATACTCTCTCGGTGACAGAACTTATGGGTTCTTTAGAAGCGTACGAACAGAGATTGAGTAGGCGTAACGAAGCCCCAGTCGAAAGTGCGTTTCAGTCGAAACTCAACTTTGGCAAGTCTCAGAAATCTAAAGAAGATGGCGGAAAATCCAAAGGAAATTATAAAGGAGATAAACCCAATAATAATTGGGTAAAAAGAGAGACAGGAAAGAAAAATTTCCCACCTTGTAAGATTTGTGAAATACCAAATCATCGAACAGAAGATTGCTGGCATAAGGGCAAGCCGAAATGTGACAATTACAAGCGTTTTGGTCGTATTGCAAAATATTTCCGTCAAAGAAAAACTTCCATGCCAACTATCATGAAGAAGAGAAGGAGGAGGAAACAAAACTGTTTTATGCCCGCCAaacatcatcagaagaaaaaaaaatga